A genomic window from Streptomyces mirabilis includes:
- a CDS encoding MBL fold metallo-hydrolase gives MPEKTMSLDFDVFVVDPKPIPSAVPGFEEVVGPATWPPSTSTLISDDDGAVLVDGLITVREARELAAWVKSRDCEPEYVYTTHPHADAAPRRASSSTA, from the coding sequence ATGCCGGAGAAGACGATGAGCCTTGACTTTGACGTGTTCGTGGTAGATCCCAAGCCGATTCCGAGTGCGGTCCCGGGATTCGAGGAGGTGGTGGGCCCGGCGACCTGGCCGCCGTCCACATCGACGCTGATCAGCGATGACGACGGTGCCGTGCTGGTCGACGGCCTCATCACCGTGCGGGAGGCCCGGGAGCTGGCGGCGTGGGTGAAGTCCCGCGACTGCGAGCCCGAGTACGTGTACACCACCCATCCGCACGCCGACGCAGCTCCACGCCGGGCGAGCTCATCGACCGCATGA
- a CDS encoding DUF6131 family protein, with protein MIVLGIILLVIGLVAGISILWTIGGILVVIGVVLWIVGALGHGVGGRKHYW; from the coding sequence ATGATCGTCCTCGGTATCATTCTGCTCGTCATCGGCCTCGTCGCCGGAATCAGCATCCTGTGGACCATCGGCGGGATTCTCGTCGTCATCGGAGTCGTCCTGTGGATTGTGGGCGCGCTCGGCCACGGCGTCGGTGGACGCAAGCACTACTGGTAG
- a CDS encoding alpha/beta fold hydrolase, with the protein MEREFVMPYVMVGRENNGDIRIHYEDHGAGPPVVLVHGYLADGRSWEKQEAALLTAGYRVISYDRRGSGDSGRPAGGYDYDTPAADLNILLEVLDVLDAVLVGCCSGTGELTRYLGTYGQRRVRGAALLAPLPPFLPRSDANPEGIAPGDLDAFLGELSADRAPRSAAGGRPAHSATVSSGSPREVIWPGWPPSRRAPRPMRRWTSPCSITPSRRCRPRPTVRPG; encoded by the coding sequence ATGGAACGCGAGTTCGTGATGCCGTACGTCATGGTCGGCCGGGAGAACAACGGTGACATCCGGATCCACTACGAGGACCACGGCGCGGGGCCGCCCGTCGTCCTGGTCCACGGCTACCTCGCCGACGGGCGCTCGTGGGAGAAGCAGGAGGCGGCTCTGCTCACGGCCGGGTACCGCGTCATCAGCTACGACCGGCGCGGCAGCGGCGACTCGGGCCGGCCGGCGGGGGGTTATGACTACGACACGCCGGCCGCGGACCTGAACATACTGCTGGAAGTCCTGGATGTGCTGGACGCGGTGCTCGTCGGCTGCTGCTCCGGCACCGGGGAACTGACCCGGTACCTGGGAACGTACGGGCAGCGGCGGGTCCGCGGCGCGGCGCTGCTGGCGCCTCTGCCGCCGTTCCTGCCCCGGTCCGACGCCAACCCGGAGGGCATCGCCCCGGGCGACCTCGACGCCTTCCTCGGCGAGCTGTCCGCCGACCGCGCGCCGAGATCCGCCGCCGGCGGGCGGCCGGCGCACAGCGCAACGGTCTCATCGGGTTCTCCGCGGGAGGTCATCTGGCCGGGCTGGCCGCCCTCACGCCGGGCGCCCCGCCCGATGAGGCGGTGGACTTCGCCGTGCTCGATTACGCCATCACGTCGATGCAGACCGAGACCTACCGTCCGGCCCGGCTGA
- a CDS encoding prolyl oligopeptidase family serine peptidase has protein sequence MAGLAALTPGAPPDEAVDFAVLDYAITSMQTETYRPARLILLGEDAGFELRRSTSLDSLVTPRSPPFFVCHTAEDPYVPAEHTYRLAAALAAGQVPHAVHVFAHGPHSLGLARNVGEAAIGTTLAKAWIHEQA, from the coding sequence CTGGCCGGGCTGGCCGCCCTCACGCCGGGCGCCCCGCCCGATGAGGCGGTGGACTTCGCCGTGCTCGATTACGCCATCACGTCGATGCAGACCGAGACCTACCGTCCGGCCCGGCTGATCCTTCTCGGCGAGGACGCCGGCTTCGAGCTGCGCCGGTCGACATCGCTGGATTCGCTGGTCACGCCCCGGTCGCCGCCGTTCTTCGTCTGCCACACCGCGGAGGACCCCTATGTCCCCGCCGAACACACCTACCGCCTTGCCGCGGCGCTCGCGGCAGGCCAAGTCCCCCACGCCGTACACGTGTTCGCCCACGGCCCGCACAGCCTCGGCCTCGCCCGGAACGTCGGCGAGGCCGCGATAGGGACCACGCTCGCGAAAGCCTGGATCCACGAACAAGCGTGA
- a CDS encoding GlsB/YeaQ/YmgE family stress response membrane protein, translating to MGIIAWIIIGLLAGAIAKILMPGKDPGRIIVTMLIGIVGGLLGGWLGKVILGVDSIDGFFDLSTWIAAIVGSLILLLLYRVVTGNRHA from the coding sequence ATGGGAATCATCGCGTGGATCATCATCGGCCTGCTCGCCGGCGCCATCGCCAAGATCCTCATGCCGGGCAAGGACCCCGGCCGCATCATCGTCACCATGCTCATCGGCATCGTCGGCGGTCTGCTCGGCGGCTGGCTCGGCAAGGTGATCCTCGGCGTCGACTCCATCGACGGATTCTTCGACCTCTCCACCTGGATCGCCGCGATCGTGGGCTCCCTCATCCTGCTCCTGCTCTACCGCGTCGTCACCGGCAACCGGCACGCGTAA